A part of Solicola gregarius genomic DNA contains:
- a CDS encoding serine hydrolase domain-containing protein → MTNDRPTVPDPLVAAAAMAYYDRWLDFRQGYLRVPGVQAAVFIDDAIALSTAHGSADVERATPLTTDSLFRIASHSKTFTSTAVFQLAEQGRLRLDDRAGDWLSDLGSSPLADATLRELLTHAAGIVRDSADGDFWQLWQAFPDRDQLRSIVRSADSSILERNERFKYSNIGYGLLGLVLEAASGRSYDELLRATIIERLGLRNTGTELESRRADDYATGYSALSYADHRVPIEHVDTRALASATGFYATASDLVTYFSAHFAGDDRLLSDQSKRQMRHPVWETGKAGRRYAHGLAIVTVGDRTMVGHGGGYPGHITTSVADPDGRIAVSVLTNAIDGPSETLAHAGVRLIDLAASAEPDRSGADLERFTGRFATLWGVFDIAALGGRLYLIRLTDADPAEDNARLEVVDDSTLRIVEASGFSSYGEKIHFEFDGAGKVASMRGPNAATATPLDGYTLPEVVRAPR, encoded by the coding sequence ATGACGAACGATCGACCGACCGTGCCCGATCCGCTCGTCGCCGCTGCGGCGATGGCGTACTACGACCGCTGGCTCGACTTCCGGCAAGGCTACCTGCGGGTGCCCGGCGTGCAGGCTGCCGTGTTCATAGACGACGCGATAGCGCTGTCCACGGCGCACGGATCGGCCGACGTCGAGCGCGCGACACCGCTGACGACCGACTCGCTGTTCCGGATCGCGTCCCATTCCAAGACGTTCACGAGCACCGCCGTCTTCCAGCTAGCGGAGCAGGGCCGGTTGCGGCTCGACGACCGCGCCGGTGACTGGTTGAGCGATCTGGGCTCGTCGCCGCTCGCCGACGCGACGCTGCGCGAGCTGCTCACCCACGCAGCGGGTATCGTCCGCGACAGCGCGGACGGCGACTTCTGGCAGCTGTGGCAGGCGTTCCCCGACCGTGACCAGCTGCGCTCGATCGTACGATCGGCCGACTCCTCGATCCTCGAGCGCAATGAGCGCTTCAAGTACTCCAACATCGGGTACGGCCTGCTCGGACTCGTGCTCGAGGCCGCGAGCGGTCGGTCGTATGACGAGCTCCTGCGCGCGACGATCATCGAGCGGCTGGGGCTGCGAAACACGGGCACCGAGCTCGAGTCTCGGCGCGCCGACGACTACGCCACCGGATACAGCGCTCTGTCGTACGCCGACCATCGAGTGCCGATCGAGCATGTCGACACCCGCGCGCTCGCGTCGGCAACCGGCTTCTACGCAACGGCTTCCGACCTCGTCACGTACTTCTCCGCGCACTTCGCAGGCGACGACCGGCTGCTCAGCGACCAGTCGAAGCGACAAATGCGGCATCCGGTGTGGGAAACCGGCAAGGCCGGGCGGCGGTACGCGCACGGGCTCGCGATCGTGACGGTCGGCGATCGGACCATGGTCGGCCATGGCGGCGGCTATCCCGGGCACATCACCACCTCGGTCGCCGATCCGGACGGACGCATCGCCGTTTCGGTGCTGACCAACGCGATCGACGGACCCTCCGAGACGCTTGCGCACGCCGGCGTACGGCTGATCGACCTCGCCGCGTCCGCCGAGCCCGATCGCAGCGGCGCGGATCTCGAGCGGTTCACCGGCAGGTTCGCGACGCTGTGGGGCGTCTTCGACATCGCTGCGCTCGGCGGGCGGCTCTACCTGATCCGGCTGACCGACGCAGACCCGGCCGAGGACAACGCCCGGCTCGAGGTCGTCGACGACTCCACCCTGCGCATCGTCGAGGCGTCGGGCTTCTCGTCGTACGGCGAGAAGATCCACTTCGAGTTCGACGGCGCCGGCAAGGTAGCGAGTATGCGCGGCCCGAACGCGGCGACCGCAACGCCCCTCGACGGCTACACACTCCCCGAGGTCGTGCGCGCGCCGCGCTGA
- a CDS encoding PadR family transcriptional regulator translates to MKADALRGQIDALILASVEDEPLHGYAISERIARTSEGELEMATGTLYPALRRLEKAKLLRSEWSTVGGRKRRTYRLTAAGRRSLSAERESWQRLSAVVEAVLRPAKG, encoded by the coding sequence GTGAAAGCCGACGCCCTCCGTGGGCAGATCGACGCGCTGATCCTCGCGAGTGTCGAGGACGAGCCGCTGCACGGCTACGCGATCTCGGAGCGGATCGCCCGCACCAGCGAGGGCGAGCTCGAGATGGCGACCGGCACGCTGTACCCGGCGCTCCGCCGGTTGGAGAAGGCGAAGCTGCTGCGCAGCGAGTGGAGCACCGTCGGCGGCCGCAAGCGGCGTACGTACCGACTCACCGCGGCGGGCCGCCGGTCGCTCAGCGCCGAGCGGGAGTCGTGGCAGCGGCTGTCCGCGGTCGTCGAGGCGGTCCTGCGACCCGCGAAGGGCTAG
- a CDS encoding SGNH/GDSL hydrolase family protein → MIRPSLRKLGALGVGLLVATVPLSATSTAADRPGPSTRAPAYGEYVAMGDSYTAGPLIPKMRDDPAGCLRSTHNYPARLAKYLDVGSYVDVSCSGARSTHLRKPQSISGGENAPQLDALSADTELVTLGIGGNDFGLFGSLLAKCPELAKKNPDGAPCKKWFGRSGVDVKKRAAERVRPRIDRALADIRERSPQADIVVVGYLRILPVDGDYCRKLVPFAKGDYRWGNSIERALNTSLRTAAKDAGAKYVGMYPASRGHTACDGKRAWVNGQYININKAASYHPFGKGMRGIARQAYWTITD, encoded by the coding sequence ATGATTCGTCCGTCCCTCCGCAAGCTCGGCGCGCTCGGCGTCGGCCTGTTGGTCGCCACCGTCCCGCTCTCCGCCACCAGCACTGCCGCCGACCGGCCGGGCCCGTCGACGAGGGCGCCCGCGTACGGCGAGTACGTCGCCATGGGCGACTCGTACACCGCCGGGCCGCTGATTCCGAAGATGCGCGACGACCCCGCGGGATGCCTGCGCTCGACCCACAACTACCCCGCCCGGCTCGCGAAGTACCTCGACGTCGGCTCGTACGTCGACGTGAGCTGCTCGGGTGCGCGCTCGACCCACCTCCGCAAGCCGCAGTCCATCAGCGGTGGAGAGAACGCACCCCAGCTCGACGCCCTGAGCGCCGACACCGAGCTCGTCACACTCGGCATCGGGGGCAATGACTTCGGCCTGTTCGGATCCCTGCTGGCCAAGTGCCCCGAGCTCGCGAAGAAGAACCCCGACGGCGCACCGTGTAAGAAGTGGTTCGGGCGGAGCGGGGTCGACGTCAAGAAGCGGGCTGCGGAGCGCGTACGCCCTCGCATCGACCGCGCGCTTGCCGATATCCGCGAACGCTCACCACAGGCCGACATCGTGGTGGTCGGCTACTTGCGGATCCTTCCCGTCGACGGCGACTACTGCCGCAAGCTCGTCCCCTTCGCGAAGGGCGACTACCGCTGGGGCAACAGCATCGAGCGGGCGCTCAACACGTCGCTGCGTACGGCAGCCAAGGACGCCGGTGCCAAGTACGTGGGGATGTATCCCGCCTCGCGGGGTCATACCGCATGTGACGGCAAGCGGGCGTGGGTCAACGGCCAGTACATCAACATCAACAAGGCGGCCTCGTACCACCCGTTCGGCAAGGGAATGCGCGGTATCGCCCGGCAGGCGTACTGGACGATCACCGACTAG
- a CDS encoding polyribonucleotide nucleotidyltransferase, translating into MEGPDITFAETVIDNGSFGTRKIRFETGRLAQQAGGAVAAYLDDDTMLLSTTAAGKHPKDHFDFFPLTVDVEERMYAAGRIPGSFFRREGRPSEDAILTCRLIDRPLRPTFKKGLRNEVQVVITVMALNPDVAYDVLAINAASASTQISGLPFTGPVGGVRVALVGDQWVAFPTHTELEESVFDMVVAGRVAEQPDGSSDVAIMMVEAESNESTWELVRGGATAPTEGIVAEGLEASKVFIRQLCDAQAALAEKAAKPVQEFPIFLEYEDDAFDAVDNAVRSDLAQALTIADKQDRESRLDEVKAAAIDKLGAEFEGREKELGASIRALTKTLVRERVLSEKVRIDGRGLADIRTLSAEVGVLPRVHGSALFERGETQILGVTTLNMLGLEQKLDTLSPEKTRRYMHNYNFPPYSTGETGRVGSPKRREVGHGALAGRALLPVLPSREEFPYAIRQVSEALSSNGSTSMGSVCASTMGLLNAGVPLRAPVAGIAMGLISGEVDGKPAYVTLTDILGAEDAFGDMDFKVAGTREFVTALQLDTKLDGIPADVLAGALNQAHDARLTILDVMSEAIDGPDEMSVYAPRIITLRVPVDKIGEVIGPKGKVINQIQDDTGAEISIEDDGTIYVGADNGEAAEAARTAINQIANPTMPEVGERYLGTVVKTTNFGAFVSLLPGKDGLLHISKLRVLNNNQRVESVEDVVSVGQKVQVEIGEIDDRGKLSLVPVVEDDKSDNDESESASDE; encoded by the coding sequence GTGGAGGGACCCGACATCACTTTCGCCGAGACCGTTATCGACAACGGTTCGTTCGGCACCCGCAAGATCCGCTTCGAGACCGGTCGGCTGGCCCAGCAGGCCGGCGGAGCGGTCGCCGCGTACCTCGACGACGACACGATGCTGCTGTCGACGACCGCCGCCGGCAAGCACCCCAAGGACCATTTCGACTTCTTCCCGCTGACCGTCGACGTCGAGGAGCGGATGTACGCCGCGGGCCGCATCCCGGGCTCGTTCTTCCGCCGCGAGGGCCGTCCCAGCGAGGACGCGATCCTGACCTGCCGGCTGATCGACCGCCCGCTGCGCCCGACCTTCAAGAAGGGCCTGCGCAACGAGGTCCAGGTCGTCATCACCGTGATGGCGCTGAACCCCGACGTCGCGTACGACGTGCTCGCGATCAACGCCGCTTCGGCGTCGACGCAGATCTCCGGCCTCCCGTTCACCGGCCCCGTCGGTGGCGTCCGCGTCGCTCTCGTCGGTGACCAGTGGGTCGCGTTCCCGACGCACACCGAGCTCGAGGAGTCCGTGTTCGACATGGTCGTCGCGGGCCGTGTCGCCGAGCAGCCCGACGGGTCGAGCGACGTCGCGATCATGATGGTCGAGGCCGAGTCCAACGAGTCGACCTGGGAGCTCGTCCGCGGCGGTGCGACGGCCCCGACCGAGGGCATCGTCGCCGAGGGCCTCGAAGCATCGAAGGTCTTCATCCGCCAGCTCTGCGACGCGCAGGCCGCGCTCGCCGAGAAGGCCGCGAAGCCGGTCCAGGAGTTCCCGATCTTCCTCGAGTACGAGGACGACGCGTTCGACGCCGTCGACAACGCGGTACGCAGCGACCTCGCCCAGGCGCTGACGATCGCCGACAAGCAGGACCGCGAGTCCCGCCTCGACGAGGTCAAGGCGGCCGCCATCGACAAGCTCGGTGCGGAGTTCGAGGGTCGCGAGAAGGAGCTCGGCGCCTCGATCCGGGCGCTCACCAAGACGCTCGTCCGCGAGCGGGTGCTCAGCGAGAAGGTCCGGATCGACGGACGTGGCCTCGCCGACATCCGTACCCTCTCGGCAGAGGTCGGCGTGCTCCCGCGCGTACACGGCTCGGCGCTGTTCGAGCGCGGCGAGACCCAGATCCTCGGCGTCACGACGCTGAACATGCTCGGCCTCGAGCAGAAGCTCGACACGCTGTCGCCGGAGAAGACCCGGCGCTACATGCACAACTACAACTTCCCGCCGTACTCCACCGGTGAGACCGGCCGGGTCGGCTCGCCCAAGCGGCGCGAGGTCGGCCACGGTGCACTCGCCGGCCGTGCGCTGCTGCCGGTGCTGCCCTCACGCGAGGAGTTCCCGTACGCCATCCGGCAGGTCTCCGAGGCGCTGAGCTCCAACGGCTCGACCTCGATGGGTTCGGTCTGTGCATCGACGATGGGTCTGCTCAACGCCGGCGTGCCGCTGCGCGCACCGGTCGCCGGAATCGCGATGGGCCTCATCTCCGGTGAGGTCGACGGCAAGCCCGCGTACGTCACGCTGACCGACATTCTCGGCGCCGAGGACGCGTTCGGCGACATGGACTTCAAGGTCGCCGGCACCCGCGAGTTCGTCACCGCCCTGCAGCTCGACACGAAGCTCGACGGCATCCCCGCCGACGTGCTCGCCGGCGCGCTGAACCAGGCGCACGACGCACGGCTGACCATCCTGGACGTGATGAGCGAGGCCATCGACGGGCCCGACGAGATGTCGGTGTACGCGCCGCGCATCATCACGCTGCGCGTGCCGGTCGACAAGATCGGTGAGGTCATCGGCCCGAAGGGCAAGGTGATCAACCAGATCCAGGACGACACCGGTGCAGAGATCTCGATCGAGGACGACGGCACGATCTACGTCGGCGCCGACAACGGCGAGGCCGCCGAGGCCGCGCGTACCGCGATCAACCAGATCGCGAACCCGACGATGCCCGAGGTCGGCGAGCGCTACCTCGGCACGGTCGTGAAGACGACGAACTTCGGTGCGTTCGTATCCCTGCTGCCCGGCAAGGACGGCTTGCTGCACATCAGCAAGCTGCGCGTGCTGAACAACAACCAGCGCGTCGAGTCCGTCGAGGACGTCGTCTCGGTTGGTCAGAAGGTCCAGGTCGAGATCGGTGAGATCGACGACCGCGGCAAGCTCTCGCTGGTGCCGGTGGTCGAGGATGACAAGTCCGACAACGATGAGAGCGAGTCCGCGAGCGACGAGTGA
- the rpsO gene encoding 30S ribosomal protein S15 has product MIEASKAEIIKEYATNDGDTGSPEVQVALLTKRIAGLTEHLKEHKHDHHSRRGLLLLVGQRRRLLNYLQNTDIERYRSLIDRLGLRR; this is encoded by the coding sequence GTGATCGAGGCCTCCAAGGCCGAGATCATCAAGGAGTACGCGACGAACGACGGCGACACGGGGTCCCCCGAGGTCCAGGTGGCGCTGCTGACCAAGCGCATCGCGGGCCTGACCGAGCACCTCAAGGAGCACAAGCACGACCACCACAGCCGTCGTGGCCTGCTGCTGCTCGTCGGACAGCGCCGGCGCCTGCTGAACTACCTGCAGAACACCGACATCGAGCGCTACCGCAGCCTGATCGACCGGCTCGGCCTGCGCCGTTGA
- a CDS encoding M16 family metallopeptidase — MSPIALAPDQAPGTTRTVLRSDDGGLVRRTVLPGGLRVVTEAMPGVRSATIGMWVGVGSRDETPTLAGASHFLEHLLFKGTPSRSAVDISSALEAVGGEMNAYTAREHTCYHARVIDSDLPLAIDVLSDMVTGSRLAADDVEAERGVILEEIAMNDDDPDDVVHNLIVAQSWRGSRLGAPVAGDPATVSSLTRRQIAGYYRRRYRPSSIVVAVAGNVEHRAVVRRVRKAFEAAGVLDDDDAMPALPRRGGREVPFNGGVSVLERATEQANVVLGLAGLRRGDARRHALGVLNAAMGGGMSSRLFQEVREKRALAYSVYSFTNQYADAGMVGVYAGCAPSKVDDVLDVCRAELANIAAHGLTADELARGKGQLRGGLVLGLEDPASRMARIGRADLLHGELASIDGLLASIDGVTLDDVRDVAGDLLATEPALAVVGPFDDPSRFA; from the coding sequence GTGAGTCCTATCGCGCTCGCGCCCGACCAGGCGCCCGGCACCACCCGTACCGTCCTCCGTTCGGACGACGGCGGACTCGTCCGTCGTACCGTCCTTCCGGGCGGGCTGCGCGTGGTGACCGAGGCGATGCCGGGCGTACGCTCCGCGACGATCGGCATGTGGGTCGGCGTCGGGTCTCGCGACGAGACGCCGACCCTCGCCGGTGCGTCGCACTTCCTCGAGCACCTGCTGTTCAAGGGCACGCCGAGCCGGTCCGCGGTCGACATCTCGTCGGCTCTGGAGGCCGTCGGCGGTGAGATGAACGCCTACACCGCCCGCGAGCACACCTGCTACCACGCCCGGGTGATCGACTCGGATCTTCCACTGGCGATCGACGTGCTGTCCGATATGGTGACCGGCTCCCGCCTCGCCGCCGACGACGTCGAGGCGGAGCGCGGGGTGATTCTCGAAGAGATCGCGATGAACGACGACGATCCCGACGATGTGGTGCACAACCTGATCGTCGCCCAGTCGTGGCGCGGGTCGCGGCTGGGTGCACCGGTCGCCGGTGATCCCGCGACGGTGTCCTCGCTGACTCGCCGCCAGATCGCGGGCTACTACCGCCGTCGCTATCGCCCGTCGTCGATCGTCGTCGCGGTCGCCGGCAACGTCGAGCATCGTGCCGTCGTACGCCGCGTGCGCAAGGCGTTCGAGGCGGCCGGCGTACTCGACGACGATGACGCGATGCCCGCGTTGCCACGCCGCGGCGGGCGCGAGGTGCCGTTCAACGGTGGAGTGTCCGTGCTCGAGCGAGCGACCGAGCAGGCCAACGTCGTGCTCGGCCTCGCCGGCCTACGGCGCGGTGACGCCCGGCGGCACGCGCTCGGCGTCCTCAACGCCGCGATGGGTGGCGGTATGTCGTCACGGCTCTTCCAAGAGGTACGCGAGAAGCGCGCACTCGCGTACTCGGTCTACTCGTTCACCAACCAGTACGCCGACGCCGGCATGGTCGGCGTGTACGCCGGATGCGCACCGAGCAAGGTCGACGACGTGCTCGACGTATGCCGTGCCGAACTGGCGAACATCGCCGCGCACGGGCTGACCGCCGACGAGCTGGCGCGAGGCAAGGGGCAGCTCCGCGGCGGCCTCGTGCTCGGACTCGAAGATCCGGCTTCGCGGATGGCGCGCATCGGCAGGGCCGATCTGCTCCACGGTGAGCTCGCCAGCATCGACGGCCTGCTCGCCTCGATCGACGGGGTCACCCTCGACGACGTACGTGACGTGGCGGGCGACCTGCTCGCGACGGAGCCCGCGCTTGCGGTGGTGGGCCCGTTCGACGACCCGTCCCGCTTCGCCTGA
- a CDS encoding VOC family protein, translating into MTSFISHTSVDCANAYELSEWWKQVLGYVDIADDPNEPGHEECMIRNPETGHTVLFIEVPEAKSIKNRIHFDLRPADRAQAEEVERLIGIGATEVVDHRGIYGPGSGWVTLADPEGNEFCVLKSEAERSATPPQS; encoded by the coding sequence ATGACTTCGTTCATCTCGCACACCTCTGTCGACTGTGCCAACGCGTACGAGCTCTCCGAGTGGTGGAAGCAGGTGCTCGGGTACGTCGACATCGCCGACGATCCCAACGAGCCGGGCCATGAGGAATGTATGATCCGCAACCCCGAGACCGGTCACACGGTGCTTTTCATCGAGGTACCCGAAGCGAAATCGATCAAGAACCGCATCCACTTCGACCTACGCCCCGCAGACCGCGCGCAGGCCGAAGAGGTCGAGCGGTTGATCGGCATCGGCGCGACGGAGGTCGTCGATCACCGCGGGATCTACGGCCCCGGAAGCGGGTGGGTCACGCTCGCCGACCCGGAGGGCAACGAGTTCTGCGTCCTCAAGAGCGAGGCCGAGCGGTCCGCCACGCCGCCGCAGTCCTGA
- a CDS encoding GtrA family protein, whose translation MDVGVRDRRRLPEGLRFAVIGLLSTGITIAVFNLLVHTGEQPVLLERPIEAYVIAMAVGTIISFAGNRWWVFDAGDSPYWFGEFVRFALVNVAATALPSLCLATSRYVLDLQSVMADNISANLVGLLLATIARYWAYKILVFGTRGQAGAYGDADPEKEPSA comes from the coding sequence GTGGATGTTGGTGTCCGAGACCGCCGGAGGCTTCCAGAGGGGCTCCGCTTCGCGGTTATCGGCCTGCTCTCGACCGGCATCACCATCGCCGTCTTCAACCTGCTGGTGCACACCGGCGAACAGCCGGTCCTACTGGAGCGCCCGATCGAGGCGTACGTCATCGCGATGGCCGTCGGCACGATCATCAGCTTCGCCGGCAACCGCTGGTGGGTCTTCGACGCCGGCGACTCACCGTACTGGTTCGGCGAGTTCGTCCGGTTCGCGCTCGTCAACGTCGCGGCCACGGCCCTCCCGTCGCTGTGCCTCGCGACGTCGCGGTACGTACTCGATCTGCAGTCCGTGATGGCCGACAACATCTCGGCGAACCTCGTCGGGCTGCTGCTCGCGACCATCGCCCGATACTGGGCGTACAAGATTCTCGTCTTCGGGACGAGAGGCCAGGCCGGCGCGTATGGTGACGCCGACCCCGAGAAGGAGCCGTCCGCATGA
- a CDS encoding tryptophan 2,3-dioxygenase — protein sequence MSENYRPIEEGVETDLREQLTYGGYLRLDRLLDAQRPVSGHHDEMLFIIQHQVTELWLKQLIHELRSAMALIAKDELPPALKRLARIKHIQKQLFEQWSVLETLTPVEYAQFRDSLGHASGFQSLQYRTVEFLLGNKTPGMTKVFAYDPEGYAQLEADLAAPSLYEEFLRHLRRKGFAVPAEVADRDFSRPYAAHEGVTAVFKSIYDAPDEHWQAYETCEELVDVEESFQLWRFRHLKTVERVIGHKRGTGGSSGVGFLKRALELTFFPELLAVRTEIGQ from the coding sequence ATGAGCGAGAACTACCGCCCGATCGAGGAGGGCGTCGAGACCGACCTGCGTGAGCAGCTGACGTACGGCGGCTACCTTCGTCTCGACCGCCTGCTCGATGCGCAGCGCCCGGTATCGGGTCACCACGACGAGATGCTGTTCATCATCCAGCACCAGGTGACAGAGCTCTGGCTGAAGCAGCTGATCCACGAGCTGCGTTCGGCGATGGCACTGATCGCGAAGGACGAGCTGCCGCCGGCGCTCAAGCGGCTCGCCCGCATCAAACACATCCAGAAGCAGCTGTTCGAGCAGTGGTCGGTGCTCGAGACCCTCACTCCTGTCGAGTATGCGCAGTTCCGCGACTCCCTGGGGCACGCATCGGGCTTCCAGTCGCTTCAGTACCGCACGGTCGAGTTCCTGCTCGGCAACAAGACACCCGGCATGACCAAGGTGTTTGCGTACGACCCGGAGGGGTACGCGCAACTGGAGGCCGACCTCGCCGCGCCGAGCCTGTACGAGGAGTTCCTGCGTCATCTTCGGCGCAAGGGGTTCGCCGTACCCGCCGAGGTTGCCGACCGCGACTTCAGCCGGCCCTACGCCGCGCACGAGGGCGTCACCGCTGTCTTCAAGTCGATCTACGACGCACCCGACGAGCACTGGCAGGCGTACGAGACCTGCGAGGAGCTCGTCGACGTCGAGGAGAGCTTCCAGCTCTGGAGGTTCCGGCACTTGAAGACCGTTGAGCGGGTGATCGGCCACAAGCGCGGCACGGGCGGATCGAGCGGAGTCGGGTTCCTCAAGCGAGCGCTCGAGCTGACGTTCTTCCCGGAGCTGTTGGCGGTGCGCACCGAGATCGGCCAGTGA
- a CDS encoding permease prefix domain 1-containing protein has translation MGALDSYVSELDAALRGPRHAKRDLVREAHDHLVDATEAYEADGALRAEAELRAVREFGSVRTVVPQYQAILSAGQSRRIGMWMLAAVIAQPFAWDIWASLPDGQTVDRTGWLFHRLDDYVELIGIAAMAFAVLTVVGCGIGARYLGVRDWVLRLALTSVIVSSSLIVVMSAAMLVIGGEPTLVGAAYTATVAWAPMSLLALAGIDALRGLDSARRAAA, from the coding sequence GTGGGTGCCCTCGATTCGTACGTCTCGGAGCTCGACGCCGCGCTGCGCGGTCCACGGCATGCGAAGCGCGACCTCGTACGGGAAGCGCACGACCACCTCGTCGACGCGACCGAGGCGTACGAGGCCGACGGCGCGCTCCGAGCCGAGGCGGAGCTGCGAGCGGTACGCGAGTTCGGCTCGGTGCGCACGGTGGTCCCTCAGTACCAGGCGATCCTGTCGGCCGGCCAGAGCCGACGGATCGGGATGTGGATGCTTGCCGCGGTCATCGCCCAGCCGTTCGCCTGGGACATCTGGGCCTCGTTGCCGGACGGGCAGACCGTCGACCGCACCGGGTGGCTGTTCCATCGACTCGACGACTACGTCGAGCTGATCGGCATCGCCGCCATGGCGTTCGCGGTGCTCACGGTCGTCGGCTGCGGGATCGGCGCCCGCTACCTCGGCGTACGCGACTGGGTGCTTCGCCTCGCGCTCACCAGCGTGATCGTCTCGAGCTCGCTGATCGTCGTCATGTCGGCGGCGATGCTCGTCATCGGCGGCGAGCCCACCCTGGTCGGTGCGGCGTACACGGCGACCGTCGCGTGGGCACCGATGTCGCTGCTCGCGCTCGCCGGCATCGACGCACTGCGGGGCCTCGACTCAGCGCGCCGAGCGGCGGCATAG